In Marisediminicola antarctica, one DNA window encodes the following:
- a CDS encoding APC family permease — MTSRPSLARKLGLADAVFIGLGSMIGAGVFAAFTPAAHAAGNGLLIGLVVAAVVAVCNALASAQLAAVYPESGGTYVYGRRVLSPWWGFLAGWSFVIGKTASCAAMALTFAFYAAPAGWERPVAVAAVVGLAAVNYRGVTRTAALTRVIVVVVLLALAVAVAAGGSIIGGPAGFAEATDPGGLLAGGGYGILQSAGLLFFAFAGYARIATMGEEVRDPERTIPRAIVIALAITVVVYGIVAVTLLGVLGPDGVASSVAPLADTVRASGWDWAAPLVRLGAAAASLGALLALFAGIGRTTLAMAREGDLPSWLASVHPKFSVPHRAEVVLALVVSVLVLTVDLRGAIGFSSFGVLLYYFVANVAAFHQPAAERRYPRALQVLGAVACVILVATLPPVGIAVGVGVLLVGAAYRIASMRGTART; from the coding sequence ATGACCAGCCGTCCCTCCCTCGCGCGGAAGCTCGGCCTCGCCGATGCCGTGTTCATCGGTCTGGGCTCGATGATCGGCGCCGGGGTCTTCGCCGCGTTCACCCCCGCAGCGCACGCGGCAGGAAACGGGCTGCTGATCGGGCTGGTGGTCGCCGCCGTTGTCGCGGTCTGCAACGCCCTCGCGTCGGCGCAGCTCGCCGCCGTCTACCCCGAATCGGGCGGCACCTACGTCTACGGGCGCCGGGTGCTCTCGCCGTGGTGGGGGTTTCTCGCCGGCTGGAGCTTCGTCATCGGCAAGACCGCGAGCTGCGCGGCGATGGCGCTCACCTTCGCCTTCTACGCCGCGCCCGCCGGGTGGGAGCGACCGGTCGCGGTCGCCGCGGTGGTGGGCCTCGCTGCCGTGAATTACCGCGGGGTGACCCGCACAGCCGCGCTCACCCGGGTGATCGTCGTGGTCGTGCTTCTCGCCCTCGCCGTCGCGGTCGCCGCCGGCGGCAGTATCATCGGCGGCCCAGCGGGGTTCGCGGAGGCGACCGATCCCGGCGGGCTGCTTGCCGGCGGCGGATACGGAATCCTGCAGTCGGCCGGCCTGCTGTTCTTCGCCTTCGCCGGCTACGCACGCATCGCCACGATGGGCGAGGAGGTACGCGACCCGGAGCGCACTATTCCGCGCGCCATCGTGATCGCGCTGGCCATCACGGTCGTCGTCTACGGCATCGTCGCCGTCACGCTGCTCGGCGTGCTCGGCCCCGATGGGGTGGCCTCCTCGGTGGCGCCCCTCGCCGACACCGTTCGTGCGAGCGGATGGGACTGGGCTGCCCCTCTCGTGCGGCTCGGGGCTGCGGCAGCGTCCCTCGGCGCACTGCTCGCGCTCTTCGCCGGGATCGGCAGGACGACCCTCGCGATGGCGAGGGAGGGCGACCTTCCAAGCTGGCTCGCGTCCGTGCATCCGAAATTCTCCGTCCCGCACCGTGCGGAGGTCGTGCTCGCCCTTGTCGTCAGCGTGCTCGTGCTCACCGTCGATCTGCGCGGGGCGATCGGATTCTCCTCGTTCGGAGTATTGCTCTACTACTTCGTGGCAAATGTCGCCGCGTTCCATCAGCCGGCGGCCGAGCGCCGCTACCCGCGCGCGCTGCAGGTGCTCGGGGCGGTGGCGTGCGTGATCCTCGTCGCGACCCTGCCGCCCGTCGGCATCGCCGTCGGCGTCGGGGTGCTGCTGGTGGGAGCGGCCTATCGGATCGCCTCGATGCGGGGAACCGCGCGAACGTGA
- a CDS encoding ABC transporter permease — protein MTDFRLPLGDIVSEGIDVLTESLRPVFDLIRFVLLALYDAVEFLLLSPPFWVIILIAAGLAYFVKGWKFALGTIVGLLVIVGVNQWDNAMASLALVLVASAIAIAISVPLGIIAARSDRSSAVIRPILDFLQTMPAFVYLVPALILFRIGVVPGIVATIVFALAPGVRFTELGIRGVDTEVVEAGHAFGSSPWRILRQIQLPLAMPTIMAGINQVIMLSLSMVVIAGLVGGGGLGSDVVQALSRIDVALGFEAGLAVVIIAIYLDRLTAALSGKRRKMWTPWRRKVTPTETAPSPAPAAATKDAPVGASV, from the coding sequence ATCACCGACTTCCGCCTACCCCTCGGCGACATCGTCTCCGAGGGCATCGATGTGCTGACCGAGAGCCTCCGCCCCGTCTTCGACCTCATCAGGTTCGTGCTGCTCGCGCTCTACGATGCCGTCGAGTTCCTACTGCTCAGCCCGCCATTCTGGGTCATCATCCTCATCGCTGCCGGACTTGCATACTTCGTGAAGGGCTGGAAATTCGCCCTCGGCACGATCGTGGGACTGCTCGTGATCGTCGGGGTGAACCAATGGGACAACGCGATGGCAAGCCTCGCGCTCGTTCTCGTGGCAAGCGCCATTGCGATCGCAATCAGCGTGCCGCTCGGCATCATTGCCGCGCGCTCCGACCGGTCGTCAGCGGTCATCCGACCGATTCTCGACTTCCTGCAGACCATGCCGGCGTTCGTCTACCTCGTGCCCGCGTTGATCCTCTTCCGCATCGGCGTCGTGCCCGGCATCGTCGCGACAATCGTCTTCGCGTTGGCGCCAGGTGTCAGGTTCACCGAACTCGGCATCCGCGGGGTCGACACGGAGGTCGTCGAGGCTGGCCACGCCTTCGGCTCCTCGCCGTGGCGCATCCTGCGCCAGATCCAGCTCCCCCTCGCGATGCCGACGATCATGGCTGGAATCAACCAGGTCATCATGCTGTCCCTCTCCATGGTCGTCATCGCTGGACTCGTCGGCGGCGGCGGACTGGGCAGCGATGTCGTGCAGGCACTCAGCCGCATCGACGTGGCACTCGGTTTCGAGGCCGGCTTGGCGGTCGTGATCATCGCGATCTACCTCGACCGGCTGACGGCGGCGCTGAGCGGCAAGCGCCGCAAGATGTGGACGCCCTGGCGCCGGAAGGTGACCCCCACCGAGACCGCACCCTCCCCGGCGCCTGCCGCGGCAACCAAGGACGCCCCCGTCGGCGCATCCGTCTAG
- a CDS encoding dipeptide ABC transporter ATP-binding protein — MSFVSVRNLRVRFGRRTVVDGVSFDIAPGECLAIVGESGSGKTITARALLGLAPDGADVSTDELVVAGVDASAYTGAEWRSVRGRLVGLVSQDALVSLDPMRRIASEVAEPIEVHEGGLSRSEVDARVLRMLSNVAIPSPETRARQYPHELSGGLRQRALIASALAAAPRLLVADEPTTALDATVQSKILELLGSLKEAGLALLLVSHDLSLVSQIADRIAVMQHGRIVETAAAADLLANPTHPYSRALLDAVPTGHAVRRDGGEIVLAARSLVKQYPAPHRTTTVALDDVSLELRAGTTLGIVGESGSGKSTLARLLLAIERPDSGEVLLRGSRWSSLAESARRRMRGGIQLIEQDPASSFDPRYTVRRILAEAVAITDTRANRPARILELLEQVGLSAVHLGRRGHELSGGQRQRVAIARALARRPSILVCDEPVSALDVQVQAQVLALLQNLQASTGLALVVISHDLAVIAQLSDTVLVMRHGVVVESGEASEVLTNPNHPFTRELLDSLPAGRILP; from the coding sequence ATGAGCTTCGTTTCCGTGCGCAACCTTCGGGTGCGGTTCGGGCGGAGAACCGTGGTCGACGGGGTGAGTTTCGACATCGCTCCCGGGGAGTGCCTCGCGATCGTCGGGGAGTCGGGATCGGGGAAGACGATCACCGCCCGCGCCCTGCTCGGCCTCGCGCCCGACGGCGCAGACGTCAGTACCGACGAACTCGTGGTGGCCGGTGTGGACGCGTCGGCCTACACCGGAGCCGAGTGGCGCTCGGTCCGTGGGCGCCTCGTCGGCCTCGTAAGCCAGGACGCCCTCGTCTCGCTCGACCCGATGCGTCGGATCGCGAGCGAGGTCGCCGAGCCAATAGAGGTGCACGAGGGCGGGCTCTCGCGCTCCGAGGTCGACGCGCGGGTGCTGCGGATGCTCTCGAACGTCGCGATTCCCAGCCCTGAGACGCGCGCCCGGCAGTACCCGCACGAGCTTTCCGGAGGGCTGCGGCAGCGCGCACTGATCGCCTCCGCTCTCGCCGCAGCACCCAGGCTCCTCGTTGCCGACGAGCCGACGACGGCGCTCGACGCGACCGTGCAGTCGAAGATTCTCGAGCTGCTCGGCAGCCTCAAGGAGGCGGGGCTCGCGCTGCTGCTCGTGAGCCACGATCTCTCCCTCGTCTCCCAGATCGCCGACCGGATCGCGGTCATGCAGCACGGCCGCATCGTCGAGACCGCCGCGGCCGCCGACCTTCTCGCCAACCCCACGCATCCGTACTCGAGGGCATTGCTCGACGCCGTGCCGACCGGGCACGCCGTACGGCGCGACGGGGGCGAGATTGTGCTCGCGGCACGCTCCCTTGTGAAGCAGTACCCCGCACCGCACCGCACCACGACGGTGGCCCTCGACGACGTGTCGCTCGAGCTGCGGGCAGGCACGACGCTTGGCATCGTGGGGGAGTCGGGCTCCGGCAAGAGCACCCTCGCCCGGCTGCTCCTCGCGATCGAACGCCCGGACTCCGGTGAGGTACTGCTGCGCGGCAGCCGATGGAGCTCTCTCGCCGAGTCCGCCCGGAGACGGATGCGCGGCGGCATCCAGCTCATCGAGCAGGACCCGGCGTCGTCGTTCGACCCGCGGTACACGGTGCGGCGCATCCTCGCCGAGGCCGTCGCCATCACCGACACACGCGCCAACCGCCCGGCCCGCATCCTCGAGCTGCTCGAGCAGGTCGGGCTCTCGGCCGTGCACCTCGGGCGACGCGGCCACGAGCTCTCCGGGGGGCAGCGCCAGCGGGTCGCCATCGCGCGCGCACTCGCCCGGCGGCCGAGCATCCTCGTCTGCGACGAGCCGGTCTCTGCGCTCGATGTGCAGGTGCAGGCCCAGGTGCTCGCCCTGCTCCAGAACCTGCAGGCGAGCACCGGACTCGCGCTCGTGGTCATCTCCCACGACCTCGCCGTGATCGCCCAGTTGAGTGACACTGTGCTCGTGATGCGCCACGGTGTTGTCGTCGAGAGCGGCGAGGCGAGCGAGGTTCTGACGAACCCGAACCACCCGTTCACGCGGGAGTTGCTCGACTCGTTACCTGCGGGCCGTATCCTGCCCTGA
- a CDS encoding quaternary amine ABC transporter ATP-binding protein: protein MSSTSSVSVKNLYKVFGRRPKDAVKKLQDGVSRSDLGAHETAAVIDASFEVKKGEIFVVMGLSGSGKSTLIRTLNGLLDPTSGSVTVNGIDISDVSPAKLREVRQKNVSMVFQHFALFPHRTVLDNAAYGLEVQGIPRAERLERALKIVNIVGLDGWADKYPSELSGGMQQRVGLARALATETDIMLMDEAFSALDPLIRREMQEQLLELQAELGKTIIFITHDLNEAMFLGDRIAVMRDGRIVQIGTPEDILTDPANDYVAQFVQDVDRARVLTAATVMEPARAVVPLTAGPRGALRVMRDLQAGAAFVLGRDLTLLGVVTDRHVMRQVKSNETDLSLVINQEHASVPADAALVDLFELAVESPLPIAVIDDKRRLLGVIPRITLLAALGNVPTNTTPINIIEPVSIIPDAELDAMLASPEPTPAAASTEGTLA, encoded by the coding sequence GTGAGCAGCACCTCTTCAGTTTCAGTCAAGAATTTGTACAAGGTCTTTGGGCGGCGTCCGAAGGATGCCGTTAAGAAGCTCCAAGATGGCGTGAGTCGCTCTGATTTGGGGGCGCACGAGACCGCGGCGGTCATCGACGCCTCGTTCGAGGTGAAGAAGGGCGAGATCTTCGTCGTGATGGGACTGTCCGGTTCGGGCAAGTCCACCCTCATCCGCACCCTGAACGGTCTGCTCGATCCCACGAGCGGATCCGTCACGGTCAACGGCATCGACATCTCCGACGTGTCGCCTGCGAAGCTCCGCGAGGTGCGCCAGAAGAACGTCTCGATGGTCTTCCAGCACTTCGCGCTCTTTCCGCATCGCACGGTGCTCGACAATGCGGCCTACGGCCTCGAGGTGCAGGGTATTCCCCGAGCCGAGCGACTCGAACGCGCCCTCAAGATCGTGAACATCGTCGGGCTCGACGGCTGGGCTGATAAGTACCCGTCGGAGCTCTCCGGCGGAATGCAGCAGCGCGTCGGCCTCGCCCGCGCCCTCGCCACCGAGACCGACATCATGCTCATGGACGAGGCATTCTCGGCGCTCGACCCACTGATCCGTCGCGAAATGCAGGAGCAGCTTCTCGAACTGCAGGCCGAACTCGGCAAGACGATCATCTTCATCACCCACGACCTCAACGAGGCGATGTTCCTCGGCGACCGCATCGCCGTCATGCGCGACGGACGCATCGTGCAGATCGGCACACCCGAGGATATTCTCACCGACCCGGCGAACGACTACGTCGCCCAGTTCGTGCAGGACGTCGACCGTGCCCGCGTGCTCACCGCGGCGACCGTCATGGAGCCGGCCCGCGCCGTCGTACCGCTCACCGCCGGGCCCCGCGGTGCGCTGCGGGTCATGCGTGATCTGCAGGCTGGGGCCGCGTTCGTACTCGGCCGCGACCTCACCCTGCTCGGCGTCGTCACCGACCGGCACGTCATGCGCCAGGTCAAGAGCAACGAGACCGACCTCTCCCTGGTCATCAACCAGGAGCACGCGTCGGTCCCGGCCGATGCCGCGCTCGTCGACCTGTTCGAGCTCGCCGTCGAAAGCCCGCTGCCCATCGCCGTCATCGACGACAAGCGCCGTCTGCTCGGGGTCATCCCGCGGATCACGCTGCTCGCCGCGCTCGGGAATGTACCGACGAACACGACACCGATCAACATCATCGAGCCCGTCTCGATCATTCCGGATGCCGAACTCGACGCGATGCTCGCCAGCCCCGAACCGACCCCTGCCGCAGCATCCACCGAGGGGACCCTCGCATGA
- a CDS encoding ABC transporter permease yields MTVTLGRTRLRPPRAGLAGAIAASAFLLVLVVAAAAPALFTSADPIQTQVLQALRAPSVEHPFGTDQTGRDVFARVVYGARYSLAIGVLATTIAMTAGLLVGTLAGLAPRLVDSAISRVIEVLMSFPEFLLALLVIAILGPGPVSLVIAISLASVPVYARVARVQTFTVRRSGYVRAAVILGVPRWRNVLRHVVPNTLGPLLVMATIGFGTAIASAAGLSFLGLGAQPPTPEWGLILSEGRNFLGTAWWIAVFPGLVVTVTVISASVLGRYLRARGEGRAA; encoded by the coding sequence ATGACAGTGACACTCGGCAGGACCCGGCTCCGGCCGCCGCGAGCCGGGCTCGCGGGCGCGATCGCGGCATCCGCGTTCCTGCTCGTACTCGTCGTCGCTGCCGCGGCACCCGCCCTGTTCACGAGCGCCGACCCAATCCAGACGCAGGTGCTGCAGGCGCTGCGGGCGCCGAGTGTCGAGCATCCGTTCGGCACCGACCAGACCGGGAGGGATGTCTTCGCGCGCGTTGTCTACGGCGCTCGCTACTCCCTCGCGATCGGGGTTCTGGCAACGACGATCGCAATGACCGCGGGGCTTCTGGTCGGCACCCTCGCGGGCCTCGCGCCACGACTGGTCGACAGCGCGATCTCGCGAGTGATCGAGGTGCTCATGTCATTCCCCGAGTTTTTGCTTGCGCTGCTCGTCATCGCAATTCTCGGCCCCGGCCCGGTGAGTCTCGTCATCGCGATTTCCCTCGCCTCCGTGCCGGTCTATGCACGGGTTGCGAGGGTGCAGACCTTCACCGTGCGACGTTCCGGCTACGTGCGTGCCGCGGTGATCCTCGGGGTGCCGAGATGGCGCAATGTGCTTCGCCACGTTGTGCCCAACACCCTCGGCCCGCTGCTGGTGATGGCGACGATCGGTTTCGGAACGGCGATCGCGTCGGCCGCCGGCCTGAGCTTCCTCGGTCTCGGCGCGCAGCCGCCGACACCCGAGTGGGGCCTGATCCTCTCGGAGGGGCGCAACTTCCTCGGCACCGCCTGGTGGATCGCCGTGTTCCCCGGACTCGTCGTGACCGTCACGGTGATCTCGGCGAGCGTGCTCGGTCGCTACCTTCGGGCGCGTGGAGAGGGGAGGGCGGCATGA
- a CDS encoding glycine betaine ABC transporter substrate-binding protein, which produces MNKSIKTAFAFAGAAGLIALAGCSTDADAGSDASGLENGDAQDVTIAVFNGWPEGEAVSHLWAAVLEEEGYNVELEYADVAAGFVGLSSGDYDLNMDVWLPGTHAEYLEEYGDDIVDVGTWNTDATLSVAVNEDAPIDSLAELADNGDLFGNRIIGIEPGAGLTKITQENVMPTYNLDAFELTTSSTAAMLAELTAATDAGENIAVTLWHPHWAYDAFPIKDLADPEGALGDAEGLHTFSRTGFGEDYPTLNGWLEDFEMETAPLDSLQNEMFGSGADASEYEEIVQTWIGENQEWVDGLTS; this is translated from the coding sequence ATGAATAAGTCCATCAAGACCGCTTTCGCTTTCGCGGGAGCCGCAGGACTCATCGCCCTCGCCGGGTGCTCCACAGACGCCGACGCCGGTTCCGACGCATCGGGCCTCGAGAACGGTGACGCCCAAGACGTCACGATCGCCGTCTTCAACGGCTGGCCCGAGGGCGAAGCCGTAAGCCACCTCTGGGCCGCCGTGCTCGAGGAAGAGGGCTACAACGTCGAACTCGAGTATGCGGATGTCGCGGCTGGTTTCGTCGGCCTCTCCTCCGGCGACTACGACCTCAACATGGACGTGTGGCTGCCCGGCACCCACGCGGAGTATCTCGAGGAGTACGGCGACGACATCGTCGACGTCGGCACCTGGAACACCGACGCGACTCTCAGCGTCGCCGTGAACGAGGACGCCCCGATCGACTCGCTCGCCGAGCTTGCCGACAACGGCGACCTCTTCGGCAACCGCATCATCGGCATCGAGCCGGGCGCGGGCCTCACGAAGATCACGCAGGAGAACGTCATGCCGACGTACAACCTCGACGCGTTCGAGCTCACCACGTCGTCGACGGCGGCCATGCTTGCCGAACTCACCGCAGCGACGGACGCCGGCGAGAACATCGCCGTGACCCTGTGGCACCCGCACTGGGCCTATGACGCGTTCCCGATCAAGGACCTCGCAGACCCCGAGGGCGCGCTGGGCGACGCCGAGGGCCTGCACACGTTCTCGCGTACCGGCTTCGGCGAGGACTACCCCACGCTGAACGGCTGGCTCGAGGACTTCGAGATGGAGACCGCACCGCTCGACTCCCTGCAGAACGAGATGTTCGGCAGCGGAGCGGACGCGAGCGAGTACGAGGAAATCGTGCAGACCTGGATCGGCGAGAACCAGGAATGGGTTGACGGCCTCACCTCCTGA
- a CDS encoding ABC transporter permease: MPGASARWLLGRLGGLLLVVWGAATAGFLALTLIPGDPVDVMLGVQAQVSEQVKAQIRADWGLDDPPLARYLQYLGRLVTGDLGESYQLRQSVSSVIGEQLPATLQLTLLALAFALSLAAIATLAARGRRSTRIVSLVELTAVSSPTFWTGLVLIAVFVFQLGWFPIAETGSLRALVLPALTLALPVAGIISQVLRQGLDAASAQPFATTAIARGLGGGRLLLRHTLRHAAADSVTLVGYLVGTLIGGAVLVETVFARPGLGRVTLRAIIDRDLPVVLGIILLAAVTFALLNLAVDVLYRWIDPRLRTGSAAT, encoded by the coding sequence GTGCCCGGTGCGTCAGCGCGCTGGCTTCTCGGGCGCCTCGGCGGGCTCCTTCTTGTGGTCTGGGGCGCGGCAACGGCCGGGTTCCTCGCGCTGACCCTCATCCCCGGCGACCCGGTCGACGTCATGCTGGGAGTGCAGGCGCAGGTCAGCGAGCAGGTCAAGGCGCAGATCCGCGCGGATTGGGGCCTCGACGACCCGCCGCTCGCCCGCTACCTGCAGTACCTCGGGCGTCTAGTGACGGGCGACCTCGGCGAGTCGTACCAGCTGCGCCAAAGCGTCTCGTCGGTGATCGGCGAGCAACTGCCCGCGACTCTGCAGCTCACTCTGCTCGCCCTCGCCTTCGCTCTCTCGCTCGCGGCGATCGCGACACTCGCCGCACGCGGACGCCGCTCCACCCGCATCGTGTCGCTTGTTGAGCTCACCGCCGTCTCATCGCCGACGTTCTGGACCGGCCTCGTGCTCATCGCCGTCTTCGTCTTCCAGCTCGGCTGGTTCCCCATCGCAGAGACGGGCAGCCTGCGCGCCCTCGTGCTGCCCGCGCTGACCCTCGCCCTGCCGGTCGCCGGAATCATCAGCCAAGTGCTCCGACAGGGGCTGGATGCCGCGTCGGCGCAGCCCTTCGCAACGACCGCCATCGCGCGCGGGCTCGGCGGCGGCCGCCTGCTGCTCCGGCACACCCTGCGGCACGCTGCGGCCGATAGCGTCACCCTCGTCGGCTACCTCGTCGGCACCCTGATCGGCGGCGCCGTGCTGGTCGAGACGGTCTTCGCGCGGCCGGGACTCGGGCGGGTCACCCTCCGCGCGATCATCGACCGCGACCTCCCCGTGGTGCTCGGGATCATCCTGCTCGCCGCGGTGACCTTCGCCCTCCTCAACCTCGCCGTCGACGTGCTCTACCGATGGATCGACCCGCGCCTGCGCACCGGGAGCGCGGCGACATGA
- a CDS encoding ABC transporter substrate-binding protein has translation MPARYPRSLRTAGAVAALAIAGLLAGCTAASSEGDQQSLTYAIEGANLSAGHMDPHSSQLDVSALVQRAVFDSLVAQDLDGSFQPWLAEKWEISEDQLHYEFTLREDVTFHDGEPFNADAVVANFEHVTAPETASAQAASMIGYSADGGSYLGAEAVDEFTVRFDFSTPYAPFLQAVSTSQLGFYSPAVLDEKADELKTGGPGISVGTGPFVLSEYTPDQEIVYTANPDYDWAPESAEHSGASDLDELVVRILPEPSVRTGALASGEVQVAGNVTPSTVGSLGDDITVNSVELPGLPYSLYLNQNNGVFADVKVRQAFQLGFDPQDAVDGIFFGQYPRAWSILGPTTPDSYDSSLEQRPAVDVDRANELLDAAGWTERDAEGYRTKDGERLSARWIAYTPIPDDRASLADVIQSDLKGIGFAIVREALEPAAYNEQYGPKTFDITDWGFSGVDADLLRSHLHTDGFQNASGLSDPAIDTLLEDAVATSDPTERAALYTELQQWNAENVAIVPLYVPSMITAFSDSVTGLTFDLYGRPLFYGVQVQGS, from the coding sequence ATGCCCGCTCGCTACCCACGCTCGCTCAGAACAGCAGGGGCCGTCGCCGCCCTCGCGATTGCCGGATTGCTCGCGGGATGCACCGCGGCGAGCAGCGAGGGCGACCAGCAGTCGCTCACCTACGCGATCGAGGGGGCGAACCTCAGCGCCGGACACATGGACCCGCACTCGAGCCAGCTTGATGTGAGCGCGCTCGTGCAGCGGGCAGTCTTCGACTCGCTCGTGGCCCAGGACCTCGACGGAAGCTTCCAGCCCTGGCTCGCCGAGAAGTGGGAGATCTCCGAGGATCAGCTGCACTACGAGTTCACCCTGCGCGAGGATGTCACCTTCCACGACGGAGAGCCCTTCAACGCCGACGCGGTCGTCGCGAACTTCGAGCACGTCACCGCGCCGGAAACGGCATCGGCCCAGGCGGCGAGCATGATCGGCTACAGTGCCGACGGCGGCTCCTACCTCGGTGCGGAGGCGGTCGACGAATTCACCGTGCGATTCGACTTCAGCACGCCGTACGCACCGTTCCTGCAGGCTGTGAGCACCTCGCAGCTGGGCTTCTACTCACCCGCGGTGCTCGACGAGAAGGCCGACGAGCTCAAGACCGGCGGCCCCGGCATCTCGGTCGGCACCGGCCCGTTCGTGCTGAGCGAGTACACGCCCGACCAGGAGATCGTCTACACGGCGAACCCTGACTACGACTGGGCGCCCGAGAGCGCGGAACACAGCGGCGCGAGCGACCTCGACGAGCTCGTCGTGCGCATCCTGCCGGAGCCCTCTGTGCGCACCGGCGCGCTCGCGAGCGGCGAGGTGCAGGTGGCTGGCAACGTGACCCCGAGCACCGTAGGAAGCCTCGGCGACGACATCACCGTCAACTCGGTCGAGCTGCCCGGGCTGCCCTACTCCCTCTACCTCAACCAGAACAACGGCGTGTTTGCCGATGTGAAGGTGCGCCAGGCATTCCAGCTCGGGTTCGACCCGCAGGATGCGGTCGATGGCATCTTCTTCGGCCAGTACCCGCGCGCCTGGAGCATCCTGGGCCCGACGACCCCCGACTCTTACGACAGCTCGCTCGAGCAGCGCCCAGCCGTCGACGTCGACCGCGCGAACGAGCTGCTCGACGCGGCCGGCTGGACCGAGCGGGATGCCGAGGGCTACCGCACGAAGGACGGCGAGCGGCTGAGTGCCCGCTGGATCGCGTACACGCCCATCCCGGACGACCGGGCGAGCCTCGCCGATGTCATCCAGTCCGACCTCAAGGGGATCGGCTTCGCGATCGTGCGCGAGGCGCTCGAACCGGCCGCCTACAACGAGCAGTACGGACCCAAGACGTTCGACATCACCGACTGGGGCTTCTCCGGCGTCGACGCCGACCTGCTGCGCAGCCACCTGCACACTGACGGGTTCCAGAACGCGTCGGGCCTGAGCGATCCCGCCATCGACACCCTGCTCGAGGATGCCGTCGCGACGAGCGATCCGACCGAGCGCGCGGCCCTCTACACCGAGCTTCAGCAGTGGAACGCCGAGAACGTCGCGATCGTGCCGCTGTACGTGCCGTCGATGATCACCGCGTTCAGCGACTCGGTCACCGGCCTCACCTTCGATCTGTATGGCCGACCGCTGTTCTACGGCGTCCAGGTCCAGGGGTCGTGA